AGGGTTGTTTACATCAACGGGGATTTAAGACCAAGACACTCGTTTAAAGGTCATTCTGCACGAGCTAGGCCATTTAGAGCACAACTCTAAAGATTATGAGTGTTTACGTGAGAAATACGAAGCTCAAGCCAATAGAAATATGATCCATGAGTTGTTGAAAAATGAAAATCTTGATGATTTTAATTACTTACACTTTATGGAAAAATATAATCTCACCACGATTTGTGATGAGACATTTGTAAAACATGAATATTTAAAACTAAAGGAGATTGAAAAATGTTGAGTAAATGGAAGAATTTGAAACGTTGGCAAAAGTGGGCTATTGTGCTTGTCTGCTTGGCTGTTCTTGGGAAAGTCTTTGAAATAACTGGTATTGCCCCGGAAACGAAGACAGAACCAGTTAAGACTGTCCAAACGTCTTCTTCTAAGCCGAAAGCCAAAGCTAAGGCCAAAACTAAAACCAGTAGTAGTTCAGATTTGTCTAATCCACAACGTGAGGAAAAAGCTTCAAAAGAATCGAGTTCTTCCGAAGAAAAAGAATCTAAAAGTGAAACTAAAGAATCAAGTTCTTCAGATGGGCCAAAAGATGTTACGGCTGATCAAATGGCTAGCTTTATCGAATACTTCCAAAATGATTTGACAGAAAAGGGTGTAGATATTAGTCAATACGGTTTTTATAATCGTGATACCATTTTGTATATGTCGGTACCTGTCGATTATAAATACTATGACAAAACCGATTTACAAAAATTCGCTGATGGCATGCTTGCCAAAGAACATGAGGCTTTCAATGTTTGGGCTGCGATCAACAAAGTCAATTATGAGCGCTATCCGATGTTTCACATTAAAGCGGATGATGGCAGTGCTATTGCAAGTCAAAAACTCAATGGAGAAATGAAAGTCAAGGTTAAATAAGATAAAGATTAGCACCAGTAAGGTGCTTTTTTAGTTGTCTCCGCCTAGTTCTTTTATTATATCCGATACCTTTTCTAAGCTCAATATTTCGTGTGGCTCAACTCGTTCACCGTCTAAAACGTAGTCATGGATCTTACCATTCTTTAGGACAATCTGGACAGTATCACCTTTAATAAAACCCTTGTCCATAGCCTCTTTAAATTCATCATAGGTTAGCATTATATTATCTCCTTTTCTTTACTATTCGTAATTGATACAGAAAAATAGAACTTTGTTATATCTCAGATTAAATAAAAGATACTAAAAAAGCTTACTATAAACTAAGCTTTTGATACTGTCAATAATTATGTGTAAACACTCAAGTAGAGTTGAAGAATGTTAATGATACATAAGTAGTAAAACTATATAAGTTTATATTTATTTTACTAGTGTTTTTATCAGATATAATAATCTGAAATGTAATGGGTTATATCTCCAAAAATATACGAGGAACTTGACTTATCATATTAGAGTCAGGTTCTTTTTTGAATGAGAACTTTAAATTAGCACCCAAAGGTATCCCTTTCGTAATATCAGCCCCACAAGGTTAACTTGGTCTCTCCTGAGCTAGAAAGTGGACGAAAAGTTCAGTTTACACTGCATCATTGGTATAAAGTAAAATAAAAACGAGGTTGGAACAATTGTCTCAACCTCATTTATTTATTTTGGTGAAATCACTTCAGCACCACCCATGTAAGGACGAAGAACTTCAGGGATAGTTACTGAACCATCTTCGTTTTGGTAGTTTTCAAGGATAGCGGCTACTGTGCGTCCAACAGCAAGTCCTGAACCGTTGAGAGTGTGAAGAAGTTTTACTTTGCCATCAGCTTCGTCACGGTAACGGATTTGTGCACGACGAGCTTGGAAATCTTCTGTGTTTGAACATGAAGAAATTTCGCGGTAAGTATTTTGTGCTGGAATCCAAACTTCCAAGTCGTAAGTTTTCGCAGCTGAGAATCCCATGTCGCCAGTACACAAAGTGATGACACGGTATGGCAAGTTAAGTTTTTGAAGGATGTTTTCAGCATTAACTACCATTTTTTCCAATTCATCATAAGAGTCTTCAGGTTTTGAGAATTTGACCATTTCAACCTTGTGGAATTGGTGAAGACGAATCAAACCACGTGTGTCACGACCTGCTGAACCAGCTTCTGAACGGAATGAAGGGCTCAAGGCTGTGAAGTAGATTGGCAATTCTTTACCGTCAAGAATCTCACCTCGGTAGTAGTTGGTCAAAGGAACTTCGGCTGTTGGGATAAGGACGTAGTCAGTACCATCAAGTTCGAAAGTGTCTTCTTTGAATTTTGGATATTGACCAGTACCAAACATAGAGTCGTGGTTAACCATGTAAGGTGTGATCATTTCAGTGTAACCTTCTTTAGCATGCTCATCCAACATGAAGTTGTAGATTGCACGTTCCAATCTTGCTCCGAGACCTTTGTAGAAAAGGAAACGAGAACCTGTAACTTTTGCACCACGTTCCCAGTCAAGAATACCAAGATCTTCCCCTAAATCCCAGTGAGCTTTAACTTCAAAATCAAAGTCACGAGGTGTTCCCCAACGACGAACTTCTACGTTTTCATCTTCGTCAGCACCTACTGGAACAGAATCATTTGGTGTGTTTGGAAGTGTCACAATGATAGTGTTAAGCTTTTCATCGATAGCAGCAAGTTCGGCATCAATTTCCTTAATCTCTGCAGAAACTTTTTGCATGGCTGCAATTTGTTCTGAAGCATCTTCTTTGTTACGCTTAGCTTGAGCAATATCATCTGAAGCGATATTACGTTGAGCTTTGAGTTCTTCAGATTTGATAAGAAGCTCACGGCGTTTAACATCAAGCTCTTTTAGTTCATTTAAAGTCTCAGCAACGACACCACGTGTAGCCAATTTTTCGGAAAGGGCATCAAATTCGTTACGAATACGTTTTACATCTAACATAAGTTCCTCCAAAAAATAAAACACCCAGTAAAAGTGTTGGAGTGACATGGGCCACGGTTCCATCCAACTTCACAGGAGTGCACTTGTTTATGTTTTTAATTATTAGAAACGGTAGAATTTCGTAGGTCAACCCTACCTGCTCACAGCAACCGCAGGCTTTCTGGAAAGGTCTAGCTATTACTTATCCGTCCTTTACATTATACAAAAATTATGATTTTTTGGCAAATAAACTTTTGATACGAGCACCTATGGTTTGGATGAGAGTAGGTAATTTAACAACTTTTTCATTGCCAAGATGTTCCCTAGCAATCTTTAGAATCTTCCCAGAATCTTTTGAGGCAAAGAGGAATTTGCTCTTGTCTGTTAGAATCTCAAAGTGACGACTAACCCTCTTTCCTGATACATTTGCACCAATTTGAGTGATGCTGGTCCAAGGGATTTGAATATATTGCTCGACATTGACATCTGGGTAGAATTCAAGAGCCATATCTCCGATTAGAAATTTACCGACCTTTCCTCCGATAGCCATGTAGGAAACACCCGTTGTATGTAATTCAACTGTTTTGTTTAATGATTGTGCCATATCTATCTTTCTTTTTGACTGTAGTATTTTTATTATAGCATAAGAAAAGAGTTCAGCTTTGCTAAACTCTTGCTCTTTTTACATGATTCCGAAGAAGCTTGCAACAATACCAACTACAAAGAGTCCGATGATGATTGTGATTGGTGAAACTTTCTTCTTAAGCAACCACATACATGCAAAAGTAAGGAGAAGTCCCGTCAAACCTGGAATTAATGAATCCAATTGTTTTTGTAGGGTATCGACTTGAATCTTATCAAAGCTAAGCTTATCGTTGACTTGACCAAGGATAGTTTTTAGTTGGTCACCAGTAACATATCCTTTTGGCCATTCAATATAAGCACCTTTAGGCAAAACTTTACCTGGAAGCTTTACAGTGAAGACGACAGATACCCAACGTTCAACGAGGACGGCCAAGATGAACATACCAAGTATTGATGCCCCTTTAGTAATATCTTTCAAGATACCACCAGATATGTCTTTAGTGATTTCTGAACCTGCTTTGTAACCAAGTTCTTGAGTGTACCACAAGAAGGCCATGCGGATAAGGTTCCAACCAATGAAGAAGATAAGTGGACCAGCAATGTTACCAGCTTGTGCCAATGATGCACCAAGGGCACCAAGAATTGGACGAATTGTGAACCAGAAGACAGGGTCACCGATACCGGCAAGTGGACCCATCATACCGATTTTAACCCCTTGGATAGCCGCATCTTCGATTTCAGTACCATTAGCTTTTTCTTCTTCAAGAGCTAAGGTAACCCCTATGATAGGAGCAGCTACGTAAGGGTGAGTGTTGAAGAATTCCAAGTGACGTTTAAGAGCTGCGGCTTGGTCCTCTTTGTTAGTATAAAGTTTTTTGATAGCAGGAATGAGTGAGTAAGCCCAACCCAAGTTTTGCATACGTTCATAGTTCCATGCACCTTGCAAGAATTGTGAGCGCCACCAAACCTTTTTACGATCCGCTTGAGATAATTGAATTTTTTCAGCCATGAGAGCACCCCTTCCTAGTAGTCTTCCAAGATATCGCCGATTGGGTCGCCTGAACCAGATGAAGTTCCGCCACCATTTCCGCCACCATTTCCGCCACCTTGTTTAGAAAGGTTGAGGTAGATGAAGGCGATGGCAACACCAATGGTACTAAGAGCGATAAGTGTCAATTGGCTAATTGCTGCCAAAGCAAAACCGATGGCGAAGAATGGCCAAACTTCACGAGTAGCCATCATATTGATAATCATGGCGTAACCAACGGCTACGACCATACCACCACCGACAACCAAACCATGGGTGAGCCAGTCAGGCATCAAGCCAAGGGCATGTTGAACAGATTGGGCCGGGATGGCAAGAAGAAGGGCTGCTGGCACAGCAATACGCAAACCTTGAAGAAGGAGAGCGAGGTAGTATGCACGTTCAACACCAGCGATGTTTCCGTGTTCTGCAGCTTTATCTGCAGCATGAACAAAGGCAATAGATGCTGTACGAACAGGCATAGTTAGGAAGAGACCTGCAACTGCAAGCAGGATAGCTATTGCAATCGCAACACCGATACCTTCAGCTGTAAATTTACCACCTTTAACCAAAATGATGGCAGCAGCAACAGATGCAAGGGCAACGTCAGGAGCTACGGCAGCACCGATGTTTGCCCAAGCAAGGGTAATCATTTGAAGAGAACCACCAAGCATGATACCTGCAGTGAGGTTACCTGTGGCAGCACCGATGAGGGTACATGCAACAAGTGGTTGGTGGAATTGGAATTGGTCAAGGATACCTTCAAGACCAGCAAGGAAGGCAACAGCTACGACCAAAATCGCAGAAATAATTGACATATCTGACATGGTTATAATTCCTTTTCTATTGAGTTGTCGTTAGTTGAATTTATCAACTAATTTATCCGAATGAAGATTATTGAACGTTAGCTTTCTTGATAAGCTCAAACAAGTCTTTCTTAGAATCGTTTGGAACCTTACGGACGTCAAATTCAACGCCAAGGTCACGTAATTTTTCAAAACAAGCAACATCATCTTTATCCATAGACAAAACGTTGTTAACCATTGTTTTACCAGTTGAGTGAGCCATAGAACCAACGTTAAGTTCTTTTATTGGCACGCCACCTTCGACAGCACGAAGTACGTCTTGAACAGTTTCGAACAAGACAAGTGCATGTGTATTTCCAAAACGTGGGTCTTTAGAAGCATCAATTAATTTTTGAATCGGAACAACGTTTACTTTAATACCGTTTGGTGCAGCCTGTTTGATCAATTCCTTACGAAGCTCATCTTTGGCAACGTCATCCGAAGCAACAATAATACGGTCTGCTTTAGAATAAGGTACCCAGTTAGTTACTACTTGACCATGCAAGAGACGTGTGTCCAAACGTGCCAAGTTAATCTTGAGTTTACCATCTCCGATGACTGTTCCTTCAGGGATAGCTCCTTGAGGTGCTGCAGCTTCTACAGGAGCTGCAGTTGTTTCCTCAGCTGGATTTAGCTCCTCTGGAAGTGCCTTGATACCACCCTTAGCTTCCTTGATGATATTAGCAGCAACTTGCTCTACAGTAGCGTTAGCATCCATCATACGTTCAGTGTATGCTTGGATTAGCATTGGCAAGTTAAGTCCTGTGATGATAGCAATCTTGCGATCTGGATTTTCCCTAGCGATTCGACTAGCTTGGTTAAATGGTGAACCACTCCAAAGGTCAGCCAAAACAAGAATTTCATCATCAACATCGAATTGTGCAATGGCTTTGTTGAAGTGAGCGTACAAATCATCAGGACCTTCACTTGGCATGAAAGTCACAACTTGAACTTTCTCTTGGTCCCCAAAAATCATAGAGCCTGATTGGTGGATTCCTTCAGCGAACTTACCATGGCTGGCAATAATAATACCGATACCCATTCGTGTTCTCCTCCTTTTATATATTGCTTCTTAGGAATAGAAAAATGATTATTGATATTATCATTCATGACATGAAAATGACAACAATATTTTTTTAGCCCCTCGAAAATTAGAACAGTCTAATTATAAAGCGTTATCATTGGTTTGTCAATAGTTTTCGTAACAAAAGTATCATAAAATTGAAAAAAACATCAAATTCTTGCAAATATACTTTCTTTTCAGATAAAAGAATTTAGATATATCTTAAAGCTATATCTAAATAGAGAAAATGGGATTAAGGGGAAATCAGATAAATGCTTGTAATGCGTAGTTACAACTGCTATAATTGCTTCAATTAACTATTTAAGGTTAAATCTATAAGAAAAGAGGGCCTCCTTATGTCAGATTTACTAAGTATTTATAATGAATTGCAATCCAAAAAATGGGTCGACTTGACCCACAAAATTAATGCGGAAAGTCCACATTTTCCAGTCCTCCCTGCTTTGAAACAAGAAGACCTTTTTACCTTAAAAGATGGTTTCCATGTTCAAAAATTCACAGTGGTTGGTCAATACGGAACTCATATTGATGCACCTATTCACTTTGTCGAAGGAGGTCGCTGGCTAGATGAGATTGCCCTCAAGGATCTCCTTTTGCCACTCTATGTTATCGACAAGTCTAAAGAAGTCTCTGAGAATCCAAATTTTATCTTGAGCAAACAAGATATCTTAGACTTTGAAGCAGAGCATGGAAAAATTAGAGAAGGAGCCTTTGTTGCTTTTCGTAGTGATTGGTCGAAGCGTTGGCCAGATCAAGATGCCATGCGCAACCTTGATGAGAATGGTGTTCAGCAAAGTCCTGGTTGGAGCCACGAAGCTTTGGAATTCTTAATCCATGAGCGTCATGTCAAGGCAGTGGGGCATGAGACTTTTGACACAGATGCTGGTATTCCAGCAGCAGAACATGGTTTGGTTAACGAATACTACCTCTTGGAACAAGACATTTATCAGGTAGAAGTCTTGAATCAATTGGATCAAGTTCCAGCTCTTGGTGCTTTGATTTCAATTGCATTTCCACACTGGGACAAGGCGACAGGTTCCCCAGTGCGTGCAGTGGCTATTTTACCTTAATCAGAAGAAAAGACACCGAAGAAATTTTCGGTGTCTTTTCTTGTTTATAAAAGTAGTTCCTGAAGTTTGCGAGCAACGCCGTCTTCCTCATTAGTCCATTCAATTTGTTCGTTAGCATGGGGGAGAAGGACAGAGCTAGCATTCTTCATGGCATAACCAGTCTTGGCAAGTTCCAACATCTCTGTATCGTTGTGCTCGTCTCCAAAAGCAATCAAATCATCCGTTGATTTGCGCATAACCTTAAGTAAGTAGTTTAGGGCATAAGCCTTGTTAATACCTTTAGGTGAAAACTCTAAAATATTAAGTGGCCCACCCCAAGAATCAACTTCAATTTCTTCCTTGAAGTCTTTCTTGATATCATCGGCTAGCTGGTACTTATCTTCGTGACGAGTTTGCATAAGAAGAGCATTTGGGTTGCGTGTAATTTTTGCTGGTTCCAAACGCATAGCCTCAATGATTTTATCAACACCAAAGAGTTGTGGTTGAATACGCTCTGGGTGATTCATAGAGATATAGAAGTGTTTTCGGTATTCACTAGCCAGAAAATCCATCTCTAACTCATCATGTCGTTGTAAGAGGTTAATCAGATGTTTTTTGTCTAATTTAACCGAATGCTCATAGGCCCAGTCTTGGTCTGGAAGACTGGTCAAGGAGCCATTAAAAGTGATGAGTGGTGTTTCTAACCCTAGTGTTTTGTAATGGTCAATAGCCATACGATAAGGACGACCTGTAGCAATAACAACTTGGTGTCCTTTATTTTGTACATCTTTAATCGTTTTTTGTGTGAATTCTGAAATAGTTCCATCTGGGCGCAAGAGCGTTCCATCAAGATCTAGTACAATCAATTTTTTTGTCATGTTCCTATTATAGCAAAAATCTATCCTTTGTTGGTGATTGAGAAATAGTTTTCTAAGAACGTTCGGGTTTTCTTAAGAAAAGTCTCAGGAAATAAACCTTGCACAAACAAATAATTTTATGTAGAATAGTAATGTTGCATTCTACGTGAGAATGTTCCGAAATTATTCGGATTTTGACAATATTTTTTACTAAGGAGTCTAAACTTTCATGGAAAAGATTTTCAAATTGAAAGAACATGGTACTGACGTCCGCACAGAAGTGACTGCCGGATTGACAACTTTCTTTGCCATGTCTTACATCCTCTTTGTTAACCCAGCGATGTTGGCCCAAACAGGAATGCCTGCACAAGGTGTTTTCTTAGCAACAATTATTGGTGCGGTTGCAGGGACGTTGATGATGGCATTTTATGCTAACCTACCATACGCCCAAGCGCCTGGTATGGGTCTCAATGCCTTCTTTACCTACACAGTGGTCTTTTCTTTGGGCTACACTTGGCAAGAAGCCTTGGCTATGGTCTTTTTGTGTGGTGTTATTTCTTTGCTTATCACAGTTACTAAAGTACGTAATATGATTATTGAATCTATTCCGACAGCACTTAAGTCTGCTATTTCAGCAGGTATTGGTATTTTCCTTGCTTATGTAGGTATTAAAAATGCAGGTTTCTTGGAGTTTAAAATTAATCCAGGTACTTATACGGTAAGCGGAAAGGGAGCTGATATGGCTCAAGCTTCAATTACAGCTTCATCAGCTGCTACACCTGGCTTGGTAGCTTTCAATAATCCAACTGTTATTGTAGGTTTGATTGGTCTTGCAGTTGCGATTTTCTTTATTGTTAAGGGAATTCGTGGAGGAGTCCTCCTTTCAATTGTTGTAACAACTGTTATCGCTATTTTTGCTGGTGTAGTTGACCTTGGTAGTATTGACTGGCATGCTGCTAGTCTGACTGCTTCTATTAAGGATTTGGGGCAAGTCTTTGGTGTAGCTCTAGGTTCTAAAGGTTTGGGTTCTCTCTTCTCAGATATGTCACGTTTGCCAGGTGTCTTTATGGCTCTCCTTGCCTTCTCATTAACTGATATCTTTGATACTATCGGTACTTTGATTGGTACTGGTGAGAAGGTTGGTATCATCGCTTCAACAGGTGATAACAAAGAATCTAAAGCCCTTGACCGCGCCCTTTACTCTGACCTCGTTGGTACAAGTATTGGTGCCATTGCCGGGACCTCCAACGTTACAACTTACGTTGAATCTGCAGCAGGTATTGGTGCTGGTGGGCGTACTGGTTTGACAGCTCTTGTGGTTGCAGTACTCTTTGCGATTTCAAGTTTCTTTAGCCCACTTGTGTCAATCGTTCCTAGTGCAGCAACTGCACCTATTCTTATCATTGTTGGTGTTATGATGCTCTCTAACCTTAAGGCTGTGGATTGGGAAGACTTGTCTGAAGCAATTCCTGCCTTTTTCACTTCTATTTTTATGGGATTCTCATATAGCATTACCTACGGTATTGCAGCTGGTTTCCTTACTTACACTTTGGTCAAAATTATCAAAGGTCAAGCAAAAGATGTTCATCTTGTCATGTGGATTTTGGATATCTTGTTTATCCTTAACTTCATTAGCATGGCTGTGATCTAATATTTATAAGCAAAAAAGTCTGTCCTTTTGTCAGGCTTTTTTAGTTTTTTACGAGTGATGATTTGAGGTTTACTTTCACGACTGTTTTAAGTTAAGATTGAAATCTTGTTAGAAATATTAACTTTATGGAGGTTTAATTTAATGTAAGAAAGTATTAAATTAAGACAGGGTGTTATATCTAAATTATTCTTGCTATCTTAGTATTTATAAGCTTTTATGGATTTTTACAGTGGACTATAGTCCAGATTTTTATTTTTTGATATAATGAAAACATGATTTACAGTCAAAATGAAGAGGAATTGATTAGTATAGGGCAAAAGTTAGGTCGATTGCTCAATTCTGGAGATATAATTGTTCTATCAGGTGATCTGGGAGCTGGTAAAACCACTTTAACTAAGGGAATTGCTAAAGGTTTGGATGTTTCACAGATGATCAAGAGCCCAACCTATACTATTGTTAGAGAATATGAGGGGCGTTTACCGCTATATCATTTAGATGTTTATCGTATTGGTGATGATCCAGATTCTATTGACTTAGATGATTTTCTATACGGTGACGGTGTGACGATTATCGAGTGGGGAGAACTCTTAGATGAAAGTCTCCTGGGAGACTATCTCTTAATTTCGATAACTCATCATGGTGATGGACGTCAACTGCTTCTGGAATCTTTTGGCCCTAGAAGTAAAGAAATCCAGGAGGAGATGGTAAATGGCTGAGTACGAATTAGTCATTGAGGAAGCCCAGAGAGAGGATTCCGTATCCTTAGCACAATTACTAGAGACGGTAACTCTAGAGTCAGATTTTTTGGCTCAGGATGATAGGAGCTCTGTACTGAATGGCGAACAGTTAGCCTCTTATATTGATAGCCGTCAGAGTGTCCCAAATGAGATTTGCTTAGTCGCAAAATTGGGTCATGAGGTTATTGGTGTTTGTAATGTTACTTCTAATCAAGACACGAAGACCAGTCACATCGGTGATGTTTTCATTGCGGTTGCTAAACCTTATTGGGGCAATGGTATTGGTCAGTTTCTTATGGGAACAATGATTGACTGGGCAGTCAATACACCTGCTATCCGTCGCTTAGAGTTGACTGTTCAAGCACGTAATGAACGGGCGGTACATCTCTATCAAAAATTTGGATTTGATATTGAAGGCACTAAGAAACGTGGTGCCAGAACTAAAAATGGAGAATTTCTAGATGTTTACCTGATGGCTAAACTCATAGATTAGGAAAAAACATGAAACTTGGACGAAAAATTTTATTGATGTTGTCGGCAATTCTTGCCACCACAGTAGTAGCTGCTGGTATTTATCTAACGACAACTTATAATTATGCTACAGGAGAATTGTCAAAAACCTTTAGAGTTTCAAAGGTAACGTCGGGGAATAGTAAGGCTATTCAACAGACAAAGCCTATAACTATTCTTTTGATGGGGGTGGATACAGGATCCGAAGGACGTAAGGAAACCTGGGAAGGAAATTCTGATACAATGATTT
This region of Streptococcus thermophilus genomic DNA includes:
- the tsaE gene encoding tRNA (adenosine(37)-N6)-threonylcarbamoyltransferase complex ATPase subunit type 1 TsaE, whose product is MIYSQNEEELISIGQKLGRLLNSGDIIVLSGDLGAGKTTLTKGIAKGLDVSQMIKSPTYTIVREYEGRLPLYHLDVYRIGDDPDSIDLDDFLYGDGVTIIEWGELLDESLLGDYLLISITHHGDGRQLLLESFGPRSKEIQEEMVNG
- a CDS encoding PTS mannose/fructose/sorbose transporter subunit IIC, with the protein product MSDMSIISAILVVAVAFLAGLEGILDQFQFHQPLVACTLIGAATGNLTAGIMLGGSLQMITLAWANIGAAVAPDVALASVAAAIILVKGGKFTAEGIGVAIAIAILLAVAGLFLTMPVRTASIAFVHAADKAAEHGNIAGVERAYYLALLLQGLRIAVPAALLLAIPAQSVQHALGLMPDWLTHGLVVGGGMVVAVGYAMIINMMATREVWPFFAIGFALAAISQLTLIALSTIGVAIAFIYLNLSKQGGGNGGGNGGGTSSGSGDPIGDILEDY
- a CDS encoding cyclase family protein, whose protein sequence is MSDLLSIYNELQSKKWVDLTHKINAESPHFPVLPALKQEDLFTLKDGFHVQKFTVVGQYGTHIDAPIHFVEGGRWLDEIALKDLLLPLYVIDKSKEVSENPNFILSKQDILDFEAEHGKIREGAFVAFRSDWSKRWPDQDAMRNLDENGVQQSPGWSHEALEFLIHERHVKAVGHETFDTDAGIPAAEHGLVNEYYLLEQDIYQVEVLNQLDQVPALGALISIAFPHWDKATGSPVRAVAILP
- a CDS encoding NCS2 family permease → MEKIFKLKEHGTDVRTEVTAGLTTFFAMSYILFVNPAMLAQTGMPAQGVFLATIIGAVAGTLMMAFYANLPYAQAPGMGLNAFFTYTVVFSLGYTWQEALAMVFLCGVISLLITVTKVRNMIIESIPTALKSAISAGIGIFLAYVGIKNAGFLEFKINPGTYTVSGKGADMAQASITASSAATPGLVAFNNPTVIVGLIGLAVAIFFIVKGIRGGVLLSIVVTTVIAIFAGVVDLGSIDWHAASLTASIKDLGQVFGVALGSKGLGSLFSDMSRLPGVFMALLAFSLTDIFDTIGTLIGTGEKVGIIASTGDNKESKALDRALYSDLVGTSIGAIAGTSNVTTYVESAAGIGAGGRTGLTALVVAVLFAISSFFSPLVSIVPSAATAPILIIVGVMMLSNLKAVDWEDLSEAIPAFFTSIFMGFSYSITYGIAAGFLTYTLVKIIKGQAKDVHLVMWILDILFILNFISMAVI
- a CDS encoding PTS sugar transporter subunit IIB, coding for MGIGIIIASHGKFAEGIHQSGSMIFGDQEKVQVVTFMPSEGPDDLYAHFNKAIAQFDVDDEILVLADLWSGSPFNQASRIARENPDRKIAIITGLNLPMLIQAYTERMMDANATVEQVAANIIKEAKGGIKALPEELNPAEETTAAPVEAAAPQGAIPEGTVIGDGKLKINLARLDTRLLHGQVVTNWVPYSKADRIIVASDDVAKDELRKELIKQAAPNGIKVNVVPIQKLIDASKDPRFGNTHALVLFETVQDVLRAVEGGVPIKELNVGSMAHSTGKTMVNNVLSMDKDDVACFEKLRDLGVEFDVRKVPNDSKKDLFELIKKANVQ
- a CDS encoding PTS system mannose/fructose/sorbose family transporter subunit IID — protein: MAEKIQLSQADRKKVWWRSQFLQGAWNYERMQNLGWAYSLIPAIKKLYTNKEDQAAALKRHLEFFNTHPYVAAPIIGVTLALEEEKANGTEIEDAAIQGVKIGMMGPLAGIGDPVFWFTIRPILGALGASLAQAGNIAGPLIFFIGWNLIRMAFLWYTQELGYKAGSEITKDISGGILKDITKGASILGMFILAVLVERWVSVVFTVKLPGKVLPKGAYIEWPKGYVTGDQLKTILGQVNDKLSFDKIQVDTLQKQLDSLIPGLTGLLLTFACMWLLKKKVSPITIIIGLFVVGIVASFFGIM
- a CDS encoding GNAT family N-acetyltransferase, translating into MAEYELVIEEAQREDSVSLAQLLETVTLESDFLAQDDRSSVLNGEQLASYIDSRQSVPNEICLVAKLGHEVIGVCNVTSNQDTKTSHIGDVFIAVAKPYWGNGIGQFLMGTMIDWAVNTPAIRRLELTVQARNERAVHLYQKFGFDIEGTKKRGARTKNGEFLDVYLMAKLID
- a CDS encoding DUF956 family protein, which gives rise to MAQSLNKTVELHTTGVSYMAIGGKVGKFLIGDMALEFYPDVNVEQYIQIPWTSITQIGANVSGKRVSRHFEILTDKSKFLFASKDSGKILKIAREHLGNEKVVKLPTLIQTIGARIKSLFAKKS
- the serS gene encoding serine--tRNA ligase, which encodes MLDVKRIRNEFDALSEKLATRGVVAETLNELKELDVKRRELLIKSEELKAQRNIASDDIAQAKRNKEDASEQIAAMQKVSAEIKEIDAELAAIDEKLNTIIVTLPNTPNDSVPVGADEDENVEVRRWGTPRDFDFEVKAHWDLGEDLGILDWERGAKVTGSRFLFYKGLGARLERAIYNFMLDEHAKEGYTEMITPYMVNHDSMFGTGQYPKFKEDTFELDGTDYVLIPTAEVPLTNYYRGEILDGKELPIYFTALSPSFRSEAGSAGRDTRGLIRLHQFHKVEMVKFSKPEDSYDELEKMVVNAENILQKLNLPYRVITLCTGDMGFSAAKTYDLEVWIPAQNTYREISSCSNTEDFQARRAQIRYRDEADGKVKLLHTLNGSGLAVGRTVAAILENYQNEDGSVTIPEVLRPYMGGAEVISPK
- a CDS encoding Cof-type HAD-IIB family hydrolase translates to MTKKLIVLDLDGTLLRPDGTISEFTQKTIKDVQNKGHQVVIATGRPYRMAIDHYKTLGLETPLITFNGSLTSLPDQDWAYEHSVKLDKKHLINLLQRHDELEMDFLASEYRKHFYISMNHPERIQPQLFGVDKIIEAMRLEPAKITRNPNALLMQTRHEDKYQLADDIKKDFKEEIEVDSWGGPLNILEFSPKGINKAYALNYLLKVMRKSTDDLIAFGDEHNDTEMLELAKTGYAMKNASSVLLPHANEQIEWTNEEDGVARKLQELLL